From the Natrarchaeobaculum aegyptiacum genome, one window contains:
- a CDS encoding HAD family hydrolase, translating into MHERDADAYEAVVYDLDGTLVDLVVDWDAVAADVLEVYTAANVEPPSSNLWDLLEDAQSVGLQPEVESTIASHERDGAAVAPRLPHADELLEHSVPVGVCSLNCEAACRIALEEHDLASAVDAVVGRDTVSRWKPHPEPLVETVTRLEASPPAALFVGDSARDEVTAERAGTDFEYVGEGPSGV; encoded by the coding sequence ATGCACGAACGCGACGCCGACGCGTACGAGGCCGTCGTCTACGACCTCGACGGCACGCTCGTCGACCTCGTCGTCGACTGGGACGCCGTCGCCGCCGACGTCCTCGAGGTCTACACCGCCGCAAACGTCGAACCACCGAGTAGCAACCTGTGGGACCTCCTCGAGGACGCACAGTCCGTCGGCCTTCAGCCGGAGGTCGAGTCCACGATCGCGAGCCACGAACGCGACGGCGCAGCGGTCGCCCCGCGGCTCCCACACGCCGACGAACTCCTCGAGCACTCGGTCCCCGTCGGCGTCTGTTCGCTCAACTGCGAGGCCGCCTGCCGGATCGCCCTCGAGGAACACGACCTCGCGTCGGCCGTCGACGCCGTCGTCGGCCGGGACACCGTCTCGCGGTGGAAACCCCACCCCGAGCCGCTCGTGGAGACGGTCACGCGACTCGAGGCCTCGCCACCCGCGGCGCTGTTCGTGGGTGATTCGGCTCGAGACGAAGTGACGGCGGAGCGCGCGGGGACGGACTTCGAGTACGTCGGCGAGGGACCGTCCGGCGTCTGA
- a CDS encoding acyl-CoA dehydrogenase family protein — protein sequence MELTDEQAAIRDVVQDFATEEIRPTALEADRTASFPEDVWDGLADLELTALTVPEEYGGFDADPVTAAVVYEEVARGMLAVATALSVHGLATSCIATFGSDDLQERWLPDMAAGRPVGAFALSEPHAGSNPAALSTVARRDGDEYVIDGEKQWITNGQRAGVYVLFARTDPDDPGSITQFLVPGDVDGLSVGEPEDKLGLRASDTTSLTFDGVRIPTENRLTEEGKGLSAALSVLTGGRIAIAAQSVGLAQSALEDAIDYSQEREQFGGPIGDIQAVRHRLAEMATRTRAARLLTRDAARKRGDAETAAGGAALEASMAKYFASETAMFVTNEAVQLHGGAGYVTETDVERLYRDAKITEIYEGTTEIQKTVIARELLDGD from the coding sequence ATGGAACTCACCGACGAACAGGCCGCCATTCGGGACGTCGTCCAGGACTTCGCGACCGAGGAGATCCGGCCCACCGCACTCGAGGCCGACCGCACGGCGTCGTTTCCCGAAGACGTCTGGGACGGCCTCGCCGACCTCGAGTTGACCGCGCTGACGGTCCCCGAGGAGTACGGCGGGTTCGACGCCGATCCGGTCACGGCGGCGGTCGTCTACGAGGAAGTGGCGAGAGGGATGCTCGCGGTCGCGACGGCGCTGTCGGTCCACGGCCTCGCGACCTCCTGCATCGCGACCTTCGGGAGCGACGACCTGCAAGAGCGCTGGCTTCCAGACATGGCCGCGGGCCGCCCCGTCGGCGCGTTCGCCCTCTCGGAACCCCACGCGGGGTCGAATCCGGCGGCACTGTCGACGGTCGCCCGACGCGACGGAGACGAATACGTGATCGACGGCGAGAAACAATGGATCACCAACGGCCAGCGCGCGGGCGTCTACGTCCTCTTCGCCCGGACCGACCCAGACGATCCCGGTTCGATCACCCAGTTTCTCGTCCCGGGTGACGTCGACGGCCTCTCCGTCGGCGAACCCGAGGACAAACTCGGCCTCCGGGCCAGCGACACGACCAGTCTCACCTTCGACGGCGTTCGAATTCCCACCGAAAACCGACTGACAGAGGAGGGAAAAGGGCTCTCGGCGGCGCTCTCCGTGCTTACTGGTGGTCGGATCGCCATCGCCGCCCAGTCCGTCGGGCTGGCCCAGTCCGCGCTCGAGGACGCCATCGATTACAGCCAGGAACGCGAGCAGTTCGGCGGCCCGATCGGCGACATTCAGGCGGTGCGTCACAGACTCGCCGAGATGGCCACCCGGACACGGGCCGCGCGGTTGCTCACCCGCGATGCGGCCCGCAAGCGGGGTGACGCGGAGACAGCGGCCGGCGGGGCCGCCCTCGAGGCCAGCATGGCGAAATACTTCGCGAGCGAGACGGCGATGTTCGTCACGAACGAGGCCGTCCAGCTCCACGGCGGCGCTGGTTACGTCACCGAGACCGACGTCGAACGGCTCTACCGGGACGCCAAGATCACCGAAATCTACGAGGGAACCACGGAGATCCAGAAGACCGTCATCGCCCGGGAACTGCTCGACGGCGACTGA
- a CDS encoding DUF5822 domain-containing protein — MPEPVETTDPDGVDYGWVMQTTFVVTILVGAPLVALLSISFELATWGARAEFAIRVGAPIWFVTALIVFAYAKRTQE; from the coding sequence GTGCCCGAACCCGTCGAAACGACCGATCCCGACGGCGTCGACTACGGCTGGGTCATGCAGACGACCTTCGTCGTAACGATCCTCGTCGGGGCCCCGCTCGTCGCCCTCCTCTCGATCAGCTTCGAGCTCGCAACCTGGGGCGCTCGAGCCGAATTCGCGATCCGGGTCGGTGCGCCGATCTGGTTCGTGACGGCGCTGATCGTGTTCGCGTACGCGAAGCGAACGCAGGAGTAG